In one Zobellia galactanivorans genomic region, the following are encoded:
- the odhB gene encoding 2-oxoglutarate dehydrogenase complex dihydrolipoyllysine-residue succinyltransferase yields the protein MILEMKVPSPGESITEVEIAEWLVEDGDYVEKDQAIAEVDSDKATLELPAEASGVITLKAEVGDAVAVGEVVCLIDTDAAKPEGAGKETSEPKKEQPKQEEAKAPQPAQAKETYASGVASPAAKKILSEKGIDASAIKGSGKDGRITKDDAVKAVPSMGSPTGGNRGESRSKLSMLRRKVAERLVSAKNETAMLTTFNEVDMSPIFELRKQYKEDFKSKHGVGLGFMSFFTKAVVRALQMYPAVNSMIDGKEMITYDFCDISIAVSGPKGLMVPVIRNAENLTFRGIEAEVKRLAIRAREGEITVDEMTGGTFTITNGGVFGSMLSTPIINPPQSAILGMHNIVERPIVRDGGIAIAPIMYVALSYDHRIIDGKESVGFLVAIKEALESPEELLMDGNVKKALEM from the coding sequence ATGATATTAGAAATGAAAGTCCCATCTCCGGGCGAATCTATCACCGAAGTTGAAATAGCGGAATGGTTGGTAGAAGATGGCGATTACGTTGAAAAAGACCAGGCCATTGCCGAAGTAGATTCCGATAAGGCTACTTTAGAGCTTCCGGCCGAAGCGAGCGGGGTAATTACCCTTAAGGCTGAAGTTGGCGATGCTGTTGCCGTTGGTGAAGTGGTTTGTTTGATCGATACCGATGCGGCCAAGCCTGAAGGTGCGGGTAAAGAAACAAGTGAACCGAAAAAAGAGCAGCCTAAGCAAGAGGAGGCTAAAGCTCCACAGCCGGCTCAGGCCAAGGAAACCTATGCTTCCGGAGTGGCTTCGCCCGCTGCTAAAAAGATATTAAGTGAAAAAGGTATAGACGCTTCCGCAATAAAAGGTAGTGGAAAAGATGGTCGTATAACCAAGGATGATGCGGTCAAGGCCGTGCCTTCAATGGGTAGCCCAACAGGAGGAAATAGGGGTGAGAGCCGTTCAAAATTATCTATGTTACGTAGAAAGGTCGCCGAACGTTTGGTGTCCGCCAAGAACGAAACGGCTATGCTTACCACCTTTAACGAGGTTGATATGTCGCCTATTTTCGAACTTAGAAAACAATATAAGGAAGACTTTAAAAGTAAGCACGGCGTAGGTTTGGGCTTTATGTCCTTCTTTACCAAAGCGGTGGTTCGTGCGTTACAAATGTATCCTGCCGTGAATTCTATGATAGACGGAAAGGAAATGATTACTTACGATTTCTGTGATATCAGTATTGCGGTCTCTGGGCCTAAGGGATTGATGGTTCCTGTTATCAGGAATGCGGAGAACCTTACATTCAGGGGGATTGAGGCGGAAGTGAAAAGATTGGCCATCCGTGCTCGAGAAGGCGAGATTACGGTTGATGAAATGACCGGTGGTACGTTTACGATTACCAATGGTGGTGTTTTTGGTTCAATGTTGTCGACTCCGATAATCAACCCGCCACAAAGTGCTATTTTAGGAATGCACAATATTGTGGAAAGACCTATCGTAAGGGATGGAGGTATTGCCATTGCTCCGATAATGTACGTTGCCTTGTCTTATGATCACCGTATCATTGATGGTAAGGAGTCCGTAGGATTTTTGGTAGCGATCAAGGAAGCTTTGGAGAGTCCTGAAGAATTGTTGATGGACGGTAACGTGAAGAAAGCTTTGGAGATGTAG
- a CDS encoding retropepsin-like aspartic protease family protein, translating into MSSLKRFLRKKNYTPITLRLTNTDHFEISAKINGISGRFILDTGASNTCIGIDKISRFGLASEASEVKAAGAGATNMETLISSKNKIEIGQWKKKNLKIVLFDLVHVNEALSAQNALPVDGIIGADVLKQGKAIIDYEKYCVYLRK; encoded by the coding sequence ATGTCTTCCCTGAAAAGATTTCTTCGGAAAAAAAACTACACCCCGATCACCCTAAGACTTACAAATACCGACCACTTTGAAATATCGGCCAAAATAAATGGCATTTCAGGAAGGTTCATCCTCGACACCGGCGCATCGAACACCTGCATCGGCATAGACAAGATAAGCCGATTCGGACTAGCATCCGAGGCTTCGGAGGTAAAAGCGGCCGGGGCCGGGGCCACCAACATGGAAACCCTTATCTCTTCAAAAAACAAAATTGAAATAGGCCAATGGAAAAAGAAAAACCTAAAAATCGTACTCTTTGACCTCGTACATGTCAACGAAGCGCTAAGCGCACAAAACGCATTGCCCGTAGACGGCATTATCGGCGCCGATGTCTTAAAACAAGGCAAAGCCATTATCGACTACGAAAAATACTGTGTCTATTTAAGGAAATAG
- a CDS encoding TatD family hydrolase, giving the protein MILTDTHTHLYSEAFDEDREAVIEKAMALGVKRFFIPAIDSTYTQAMLELEKSYPQSVFLMMGLHPTHVKESYKEELRHVEEMLAQRKFYAVGEIGIDLYWDKTFIKEQQEAFRTQIQLAKKYKLPIVIHCRDAFDEVFEVLESEKGDGLYGVFHCFTGNLEQAQKAISYNMMLGIGGVVTFKNGKIDTFLAEIPLKNIVLETDSPYLAPVPYRGKRNESAYLMQVVEKLADLYGLPVETVAELTTENSKRVFGV; this is encoded by the coding sequence ATGATACTAACGGATACCCATACACATTTATACAGTGAAGCCTTCGATGAAGATAGGGAGGCTGTTATTGAAAAGGCCATGGCGCTTGGTGTTAAACGGTTTTTTATACCGGCCATCGATTCTACGTATACCCAAGCCATGCTTGAGCTGGAAAAGTCATATCCTCAGAGTGTTTTTTTGATGATGGGCCTCCATCCTACACACGTAAAGGAAAGCTATAAGGAGGAATTACGGCATGTTGAGGAAATGTTGGCCCAGCGAAAGTTTTATGCTGTCGGTGAAATAGGGATTGACCTGTATTGGGATAAAACTTTTATCAAGGAACAGCAAGAGGCCTTTCGTACGCAGATACAGTTGGCAAAAAAATATAAACTTCCTATAGTTATCCATTGTCGGGATGCCTTTGATGAGGTTTTTGAAGTGCTTGAAAGCGAAAAGGGTGACGGACTCTATGGTGTTTTTCACTGTTTTACCGGAAATTTGGAACAGGCGCAAAAAGCCATTAGTTATAATATGATGCTCGGGATCGGTGGGGTCGTGACTTTTAAGAATGGAAAGATCGATACCTTTTTGGCCGAGATTCCATTGAAAAATATCGTATTGGAGACCGATTCGCCCTATTTGGCACCGGTTCCCTATCGAGGGAAAAGAAATGAAAGTGCCTATTTGATGCAGGTGGTCGAGAAGCTTGCGGACTTATATGGGCTTCCTGTCGAGACGGTGGCCGAGCTTACCACGGAAAATTCGAAGCGTGTTTTCGGGGTCTGA
- a CDS encoding asparaginase, protein MKKSSILLIYTGGTIGMVKDYASGALKAFNFDKLLESIPEIKQLDCHVDSVSFKEPIDSSNMNPSHWVQIATLIEENYDSHDGFVVLHGSDTMSYTASALSFMLENLGKPVIFTGSQLPIGDLRTDAKENLITSIQIAALRKKNKPVVQEVGLYFEYKLYRGNRTTKINAEHFQAFASLNYPELIESGVFLKVSEEYLLRNKGRKKFTVHKEMDQNVAILKLFPGIGPLVLQSVVRIPGLKALVLETYGAGNAPTEPWVIDILREAKEKNIHIVNVTQCSGGSVSMGRYETSKQLEELQVINGKDITTEAAVAKLMYLLGSNVSPKLFKSIFETSLRGEIEEN, encoded by the coding sequence ATGAAAAAAAGTAGTATCCTATTAATATATACCGGGGGAACCATTGGTATGGTAAAGGACTATGCCTCCGGAGCGTTAAAGGCGTTCAATTTTGATAAGTTACTGGAGAGTATACCGGAAATCAAGCAACTTGATTGTCATGTCGATTCGGTTTCTTTTAAGGAGCCGATCGATTCTTCGAATATGAATCCCTCGCACTGGGTGCAGATCGCTACCTTGATCGAGGAAAATTATGATTCGCACGATGGTTTTGTAGTGTTGCACGGTAGCGATACCATGAGTTATACGGCTTCGGCCTTAAGTTTTATGCTTGAAAATTTAGGCAAGCCCGTGATTTTTACGGGCTCTCAATTGCCTATTGGCGACTTAAGGACGGATGCCAAGGAAAACCTGATAACCTCTATTCAGATTGCGGCCTTGCGAAAGAAAAACAAACCTGTGGTTCAGGAAGTGGGACTTTATTTTGAATATAAGCTGTACCGGGGCAACCGAACCACTAAAATAAATGCCGAGCATTTTCAGGCGTTTGCCTCGTTAAATTACCCTGAGTTGATCGAATCTGGGGTGTTTTTGAAGGTGAGTGAAGAATATCTTTTGCGAAATAAGGGTCGAAAAAAGTTTACGGTACACAAGGAAATGGATCAAAATGTGGCGATTTTGAAGTTGTTTCCCGGTATTGGGCCGCTTGTATTGCAAAGTGTAGTGCGTATTCCGGGTCTGAAAGCATTGGTTTTGGAGACTTATGGTGCCGGAAATGCCCCAACGGAACCTTGGGTAATCGATATTCTAAGGGAGGCGAAAGAAAAAAATATTCATATTGTAAATGTTACCCAGTGTTCTGGGGGCAGTGTTTCAATGGGGCGCTATGAAACGAGTAAGCAGTTGGAGGAGCTGCAAGTGATTAATGGTAAAGACATTACGACCGAGGCGGCCGTGGCCAAGCTGATGTATCTGTTGGGCAGTAATGTTTCCCCGAAACTGTTCAAATCGATATTCGAGACCTCCCTGCGCGGTGAAATCGAAGAAAATTAG
- a CDS encoding MotA/TolQ/ExbB proton channel family protein, giving the protein MKKLSSILAVGGLFVMSTNTVNAMATAATMLQDAPAEAEAGFTQVLKEMFIQGGAGFMGIVLLCLILGLAVAIERIIYLNMATTNTAKLRQQVEDALASGGVEAAKEVCRNTKGPVASIYYQGLDRAGESIESAEKAVVAYGGVQMGQLEKNVSWLSLFIAVAPMLGFMGTVIGMIQAFQKISAVGNLSASLIAGDIQVALLTTVFGLITAIILQIFYNYIIAKIDSIVNDMEDSSIVLIDMLVDHKK; this is encoded by the coding sequence ATGAAAAAATTATCCTCTATCCTAGCCGTGGGCGGGTTGTTTGTAATGAGTACAAATACTGTTAATGCAATGGCTACTGCAGCAACAATGCTACAAGATGCCCCTGCCGAAGCTGAAGCAGGTTTTACCCAAGTGTTGAAAGAAATGTTTATACAAGGTGGTGCCGGCTTCATGGGTATTGTTCTTTTGTGTTTGATTCTTGGTTTGGCCGTGGCCATCGAAAGAATCATCTATTTGAATATGGCAACTACAAACACCGCTAAACTTAGACAACAAGTTGAAGATGCTTTGGCATCCGGAGGTGTTGAGGCTGCAAAAGAAGTTTGTAGAAACACAAAAGGTCCTGTTGCTTCTATTTATTACCAAGGTTTGGATAGAGCTGGAGAGAGTATCGAATCTGCTGAGAAAGCCGTTGTTGCTTACGGTGGTGTTCAAATGGGTCAATTGGAGAAAAACGTTTCTTGGTTGTCTTTGTTTATCGCTGTTGCGCCTATGCTTGGTTTCATGGGTACGGTAATCGGTATGATTCAGGCCTTCCAGAAAATTAGTGCTGTTGGTAACTTGAGTGCATCCCTTATTGCAGGTGATATCCAGGTAGCGTTATTGACAACTGTATTTGGTCTTATTACTGCTATTATCCTTCAGATTTTCTATAACTACATCATTGCTAAAATCGATAGCATTGTTAATGATATGGAAGATTCTTCTATCGTTTTGATAGATATGTTGGTGGATCACAAAAAATAA
- a CDS encoding ExbD/TolR family protein, with product MPRRGAPPEVNAGSMADIAFLLLIFFLVTTTIETDAGLDRMLPPIEPPTEAPPIIKEKNIFTVNINRNGQLLVEDELTDIKSLREKAIAFLDNGGAPSGSPDYCSYCKGKRLSDSSDNPTKAIISLKNDRETKYGTYITVQNELVGAYNDLRNREAQRLYKRDFTDMEAEYLNPETESSRKEDLKEKVKRIQELFPQKLSEAETDSSN from the coding sequence ATGCCAAGAAGAGGAGCACCACCAGAGGTAAACGCCGGTTCCATGGCAGACATAGCATTCTTACTGCTTATATTTTTCTTGGTCACCACGACCATTGAAACAGATGCAGGTTTGGATCGTATGTTGCCACCTATAGAGCCGCCTACCGAAGCACCGCCAATCATTAAGGAGAAGAATATCTTTACGGTGAACATTAACCGTAACGGTCAACTGTTAGTTGAAGACGAGCTTACCGATATCAAAAGTTTGAGAGAAAAAGCGATCGCTTTTCTTGATAACGGTGGCGCGCCATCAGGTTCTCCTGACTACTGTAGCTACTGTAAAGGCAAAAGATTATCCGATTCATCGGATAACCCTACTAAGGCGATTATCTCTCTTAAAAACGACCGTGAAACAAAGTACGGTACCTATATAACGGTTCAAAACGAATTGGTAGGGGCTTACAATGATTTGCGTAACCGTGAGGCACAACGTCTTTATAAAAGGGACTTTACCGATATGGAAGCAGAGTACCTTAACCCAGAAACCGAATCTAGTAGAAAAGAGGATCTTAAAGAGAAGGTGAAGCGGATTCAGGAATTGTTTCCACAGAAGTTGTCCGAGGCGGAGACTGATTCAAGTAATTAA
- a CDS encoding ExbD/TolR family protein encodes MSKFAKKKDAGLPAVNTASLPDIVFMLLFFFMTVTVMKDNTLKVENTLPNASETKKLEKKDRVIYIYVGEPTSQYKAQFGEEARIQLNDKFSSPNEVGDYILQERAKKPQELQNVLTTALKVDKNANMGLISDIKQELRKVNALKVNYTTYDGDAFNNLQ; translated from the coding sequence ATGTCAAAGTTTGCAAAGAAAAAAGACGCCGGTTTACCAGCTGTAAACACTGCATCGTTACCTGATATTGTATTTATGCTTTTATTTTTCTTCATGACCGTAACGGTGATGAAAGACAATACCTTGAAAGTAGAGAATACTCTGCCAAACGCCAGTGAGACCAAGAAACTGGAAAAGAAAGATAGGGTTATATACATTTACGTTGGGGAACCAACTTCTCAGTATAAGGCTCAGTTCGGTGAAGAGGCAAGAATTCAATTGAACGATAAGTTCTCATCGCCTAACGAAGTAGGTGACTATATTTTGCAGGAAAGAGCTAAGAAGCCTCAAGAATTGCAGAATGTATTGACTACTGCTTTGAAAGTGGATAAGAATGCTAATATGGGACTCATTTCCGATATTAAGCAAGAATTGAGAAAGGTTAACGCCCTTAAGGTCAATTATACGACTTATGACGGTGACGCCTTCAACAATTTGCAATAG
- a CDS encoding porin family protein produces the protein MMKPCFYVLMFLCCANVMAQAVNDSVVSDERYLEDQFYIGITYNFLVAQPESVSQRNLSYGLQAGFIKDIPLNHSRTTALGIGFGYGVYSYYTNLLASETADGVVYSVIDDDFKRNKVETHMLEVPFEVRWRNSTPSEYKFWRLYAGVKFGYVFGGRSKLVPNDTPKVSFYNNDIRDFHYGVTLNFGYNTFNLHAYYALNSLFNDGVVLGDESLNSKPLRIGLIFYIL, from the coding sequence ATGATGAAGCCTTGTTTTTATGTGCTGATGTTTTTGTGCTGTGCGAACGTAATGGCGCAAGCGGTCAATGATTCTGTCGTTTCCGATGAGCGATATCTAGAGGATCAGTTTTATATTGGTATTACCTATAACTTTCTTGTGGCCCAGCCTGAGAGTGTAAGCCAGCGTAACCTGTCTTACGGCTTACAAGCGGGTTTTATAAAGGATATCCCTCTTAACCATAGTAGAACTACCGCACTTGGAATTGGCTTTGGATACGGCGTTTATTCGTATTATACTAACCTTTTGGCAAGCGAGACGGCCGATGGTGTTGTCTATAGTGTGATAGACGATGATTTTAAGCGAAATAAGGTAGAGACCCACATGTTGGAGGTGCCGTTTGAGGTCAGATGGCGTAACTCTACACCTTCGGAGTATAAGTTCTGGCGTTTATATGCGGGAGTGAAATTCGGTTATGTGTTCGGTGGTAGGTCTAAACTCGTACCGAACGATACTCCTAAAGTCTCCTTTTACAATAATGATATCAGGGATTTTCATTATGGTGTTACCTTAAATTTTGGGTATAACACCTTCAATCTGCATGCGTATTACGCATTGAACAGTCTCTTTAACGATGGGGTGGTTTTGGGTGACGAAAGCTTGAATTCAAAGCCGCTTAGAATAGGACTCATCTTCTATATCCTATAA
- a CDS encoding membrane protein: MKVLLKAISYVFHPLFIPVAGTAAYFLITPKYTPLSVQGAFFFPIFVLTVIIPIITYFILRNLGLASSVFMSDLKERKYPMYVHIILLLFVIYKIIPHSNIVELYFYFVGLVIAALTALTLLFFKTKISMHLMGMGSLVMFLTSLSIHFEVNITLAISIATLLTGVVATSRLYLNAHTPIELVLGFFIGFLSQLLTIRFWL; the protein is encoded by the coding sequence ATGAAGGTTCTCTTAAAAGCCATATCCTACGTTTTCCACCCTTTATTCATACCGGTGGCAGGTACGGCAGCCTATTTTCTCATAACACCGAAATACACTCCCCTGAGCGTTCAGGGCGCCTTCTTTTTTCCCATTTTCGTACTTACCGTAATCATTCCCATAATCACGTATTTTATATTGAGAAACCTCGGTTTGGCCAGTAGTGTTTTTATGAGCGACCTGAAAGAACGCAAATACCCCATGTACGTTCACATCATACTGTTGCTCTTTGTCATTTATAAAATCATCCCCCACTCCAACATCGTTGAACTCTATTTCTACTTTGTAGGTCTTGTCATAGCCGCACTGACCGCATTGACCCTTTTGTTTTTCAAAACAAAGATAAGCATGCATCTTATGGGCATGGGTAGCTTGGTCATGTTCTTGACTAGCCTAAGCATTCACTTTGAGGTAAATATCACATTGGCAATAAGTATCGCCACACTACTCACCGGTGTAGTCGCCACCTCTAGATTATACCTAAACGCGCACACCCCGATAGAACTTGTTCTAGGTTTTTTTATCGGGTTTCTGTCCCAACTATTAACGATACGTTTTTGGTTATAG
- the rpoN gene encoding RNA polymerase factor sigma-54, with product MLKQHLQFKLSQKLSPQQIQLMKLIQLPTQAFEQRLKQELEENPALEGGKEESDSIDDEFADTYENDETDSEIISTEDINIDDYLSDDEIPDYRTKANNYSADDEEKNVPYAAGTSFNQYLLSQMNTVYLSDDEWSIAEFLVGSVDESGYIRRPLSDITDDLAFTQNIYTDEETVERVLKIVQKLDPPGVAARSLEECLIIQLKRKESSPSIELAISILEKSFEQFTKKHYKKLIQKYNISEEQLREAISEIEKLNPKPGGSYSGNNRMVEHVVPDFSIRIVDGELELSLNGRNAPELHVSREYSNMLKGYKDAKKKSKSQKDTVMFIKQKLDAAKWFIDAIRQRQQTLFITMNAIMQYQSEYFLTGDERNLRPMILKDIADEIEMDVSTVSRVANSKYVDTPYGTKLIKEFFSESMKNDQGEDVSTKEIKKILETVIGEESKKKPLTDDKLAALLKEKGYPIARRTVAKYREQLDIPVARLRKQI from the coding sequence ATGCTAAAACAACACTTACAATTCAAATTATCACAAAAGCTATCTCCCCAGCAGATACAGCTTATGAAGTTGATTCAATTGCCCACACAGGCCTTTGAGCAACGTCTTAAACAAGAATTGGAAGAAAACCCCGCATTGGAAGGAGGCAAAGAGGAATCGGACTCCATAGACGACGAATTTGCCGACACTTACGAAAACGATGAGACCGATAGTGAGATCATATCCACCGAAGACATCAACATCGACGATTACCTAAGTGACGACGAAATACCCGACTACAGAACAAAGGCCAACAATTATAGCGCCGATGACGAAGAAAAGAACGTTCCCTACGCGGCGGGCACTTCGTTCAACCAGTATTTGTTGAGCCAAATGAACACCGTATATCTTAGCGATGACGAGTGGAGCATTGCCGAATTTCTTGTCGGTAGCGTAGACGAAAGCGGCTATATCAGAAGACCGCTCTCAGACATAACCGATGACCTTGCGTTTACCCAAAACATATACACCGACGAAGAAACGGTAGAACGGGTATTGAAAATCGTTCAGAAACTCGACCCTCCCGGGGTTGCGGCACGCTCATTGGAGGAATGCCTAATCATTCAACTCAAGAGAAAAGAAAGCTCGCCAAGCATAGAACTAGCGATTAGCATTCTCGAAAAGTCATTCGAACAGTTTACCAAAAAGCACTACAAAAAGCTTATTCAGAAATATAATATTTCAGAAGAACAGCTCAGGGAAGCCATTAGTGAAATCGAAAAGCTAAACCCAAAGCCCGGTGGCTCGTATTCAGGCAACAACCGCATGGTAGAGCACGTTGTTCCCGATTTTTCCATTCGGATCGTAGACGGCGAACTAGAGCTTAGCCTAAACGGAAGAAACGCCCCGGAACTTCACGTATCGAGGGAGTACAGCAACATGTTAAAGGGATATAAAGACGCCAAGAAGAAGTCGAAATCACAGAAAGACACCGTTATGTTCATCAAGCAAAAGCTCGATGCCGCAAAATGGTTTATAGATGCCATTCGACAACGTCAACAGACCCTATTCATCACCATGAACGCTATAATGCAGTACCAGTCGGAATACTTTCTTACGGGAGACGAACGCAACCTGAGACCCATGATCCTAAAGGACATTGCCGACGAAATAGAAATGGATGTCTCTACCGTGTCGCGTGTAGCCAACAGCAAGTACGTTGACACCCCTTACGGCACCAAACTCATCAAGGAATTCTTTTCCGAATCGATGAAAAACGACCAAGGGGAAGATGTATCCACCAAGGAAATAAAGAAAATCCTTGAAACGGTCATTGGGGAAGAATCGAAGAAAAAGCCCCTTACCGACGATAAATTGGCAGCACTGCTTAAAGAAAAAGGGTATCCGATTGCCCGTCGAACCGTTGCCAAGTACAGGGAGCAGTTAGACATTCCGGTAGCCAGGCTGCGCAAACAGATTTAA
- the asnS gene encoding asparagine--tRNA ligase, which produces MKSYSVKELLSENFLLQEVTVNGWVKTFRSNRFIALNDGSTINNIQCVVDFESFDESLLKQINTGAALKISGTLVESQGRGQSVEIQVKDLKVHGGADPETYPIQPKKHSLEFLREKAHLRIRTNTFAAVMRVRSALSFAIHQYFQQNGFYYFHAPIITGSDAEGAGEMFKVSTLDDKNPPLDEDGNVNYKEDFFGKETNLTVSGQLEAETYAMALGKVYTFGPTFRAENSNTSRHLAEFWMIEPEMAFFDLDANMDLAEDFIKSVIKYVLDNCQDDLQFLEKRLLDEEKTKPQAERSEMALIEKLKFVAENNFMRVSYTEAIDILRNSKPNKKKKFQYPINEWGADLQSEHERFLVEKHFKCPVILFDYPAKIKAFYMRLNEDGKTVRAMDILFPGIGEIVGGSQREERLDVLKEKMAALGIDEEELWWYLDLRKFGSAVHSGFGLGFERLVLFATGMGNIRDVIPFPRTPQNAEF; this is translated from the coding sequence ATGAAATCGTACAGCGTAAAAGAACTGCTTTCGGAAAATTTTTTATTACAAGAGGTAACCGTCAACGGATGGGTTAAAACCTTCAGAAGTAATCGTTTCATAGCCTTAAACGACGGATCCACCATCAACAATATTCAGTGTGTTGTCGATTTTGAATCATTTGACGAGAGTCTTCTAAAGCAAATCAACACGGGTGCCGCCCTTAAAATATCGGGGACCCTTGTAGAAAGCCAAGGCAGGGGACAAAGCGTAGAGATCCAGGTAAAGGACCTAAAGGTCCACGGCGGCGCCGATCCGGAGACCTACCCTATCCAACCTAAAAAACACTCTTTGGAGTTTTTGCGTGAAAAGGCGCATCTACGTATACGCACCAACACGTTCGCTGCGGTAATGCGCGTACGGTCGGCCTTATCTTTTGCCATTCATCAATATTTTCAGCAAAACGGCTTCTATTACTTTCACGCACCGATCATAACCGGATCCGATGCCGAAGGCGCCGGTGAGATGTTCAAGGTGAGTACATTAGACGATAAAAATCCGCCCCTAGACGAGGATGGAAACGTAAACTATAAAGAAGATTTCTTCGGAAAGGAAACCAACTTAACGGTTTCCGGCCAATTGGAAGCCGAAACTTACGCCATGGCCTTGGGCAAGGTCTATACCTTCGGCCCCACATTCCGTGCTGAAAACAGTAACACCTCAAGGCACCTGGCCGAATTTTGGATGATAGAGCCCGAAATGGCCTTCTTTGACCTAGACGCCAACATGGATCTAGCCGAAGACTTCATAAAAAGCGTTATCAAATACGTTCTCGACAATTGTCAAGACGACCTTCAGTTTCTTGAAAAACGTCTTTTAGACGAAGAGAAAACCAAACCACAGGCCGAACGCAGTGAGATGGCCCTAATCGAAAAGCTCAAGTTCGTTGCCGAGAACAATTTTATGCGGGTATCGTATACAGAGGCCATCGATATCTTGCGAAACAGCAAACCGAACAAAAAGAAAAAATTCCAATACCCCATTAATGAATGGGGAGCGGACCTACAGAGCGAACACGAGCGCTTTTTAGTGGAAAAGCATTTTAAATGCCCCGTAATCTTATTCGATTATCCGGCAAAGATCAAAGCTTTCTACATGCGCCTTAACGAAGACGGAAAAACGGTTCGTGCCATGGACATCCTATTCCCAGGTATAGGTGAAATCGTAGGTGGGTCTCAGCGTGAAGAACGCCTTGACGTCCTCAAAGAAAAGATGGCGGCATTGGGTATTGACGAAGAAGAACTATGGTGGTACCTAGACTTGAGAAAATTCGGTAGTGCGGTGCATAGTGGTTTCGGCCTAGGATTTGAACGCTTAGTGCTGTTCGCTACAGGCATGGGCAATATTAGGGATGTAATTCCTTTTCCAAGAACACCGCAGAATGCAGAATTTTAG